Proteins encoded by one window of Rutidosis leptorrhynchoides isolate AG116_Rl617_1_P2 chromosome 7, CSIRO_AGI_Rlap_v1, whole genome shotgun sequence:
- the LOC139859696 gene encoding uncharacterized protein: MVLYGASHRATLVKSVLNSRATLVKSVLNSLPLYFFSLFRAPPFMISKLESVRRSFFCGGSGKNSNIAWWWWRFKTETSFLWVKVISSIYGSSEGLGEFDNNSCSTNNSTWMNIIKTGAKIDDIGVSFSKSFVKVIGDGSGTSFWFDTWIGDAPLCIKFKRLFKLESNPNATVADRWVWNGSTWDGNWEWLRSPSRRTGSEFSALVVLLRGCQLIPDKRYSWRWEGSNNGLFTTKRLSSLLDSKLLMVGPNGVETLRNNLVPKKVEIFIWRSRKKCIPTLVELDKRGIDLHSVRCPLFNDGVELVGHALLFCKSVFDIWEKVFKWWGVIVFSSASVCEILQGCSNVSMTDSGHKIWQVGSSQACNEQFLECESDVGIIDQLAGMDIIFEDEVQDLWLRSTLLDS, translated from the exons atggttttgtacggggcatcacatcgcGCGACTCTTGTTAAATCAGTGTTAAATAGTCGGGCTACTCTTGTTAAATCGGTGCTAAATAGTCTTCCGTTGTACTTCTTCTCGCTTTTTCGTGCCCCGCCTTTTATGataagtaaacttgaaagtgtgagACGTTCTTTTTTTTGTGGCGGGTCGGGGAAAAACTCTAACATTGCTTGG tggtggtggaggttcaaaaccgaaacttCCTTTTTGTGGGTCAAAGTTATTTCGAGCATTTATGGGTCATCGGAGGGGTTGGGTGAATTTGATAACAATTCATGTTCCACAAATAATTCTACTTGGATGAATATAATAAAAACAGGTGCGAAGATTGATGACATTGGTGTTTCATTCTCAAAGTCTTTCGTTAAAGTCATTGGAGATGGTTCGGGTACTTCCTTTTGGTTCGATACGTGGATAGGTGATGCTCCTTTGTGTATTAAATTCAAGAGATTGTTCAAGCTTGAATCAAATCCTAACGCGACGGTTGCGGATCGATGGGTATGGAACGGCTCTACATGGGATGGTAATTGGGAATGGTTGCGTTCTCCAAGTCGGCGTACAGGTTCTGAGTTCTCGGCATTGGTGGTTCTACTACGTGGGTGTCAACTTATTCCGGATAAAAGATATTCTTGGCGTTGGGAAGGCTCGAATAATGGGCTTTTTACAACAAAAAGACTCTCTTCCTTATTAGACTCAAAGTTACTAATGGTTGGTCCTAATGGGGTAGAAACTTTGCGAAATAATTTGGTTCCGAAAAAGGTAGAAATTTTCATTTGGAGATCGAGGAAAAAATGTATCCCAACTCTAGTGGAGCTTGATAAACGTGGGATTGATCTCCATTCCGTTCGTTGCCCACTTTTTAACGACGGGGTGGAATTGGTTGGCCATGCTTTGCTCTTTTGTAAAAGTGTCTTCGATATTTGGGAAAAAGTCTTCAAATGGTGGGGTGTAATTGTGTTCTCTTCGGCTAGTGTATGTGAGATTCTTCAAGGATGTTCAAACGTGTCAATGACGGATTCGGGTCACAAAATTTGGCAAGTG GGCAGTAGTCAAGCATGTAACGAACAGTTTCTTGAATGTGAAAGTGATGTG GGTATTATAGATCAGCTTGCAGGAATGGATATCATATTTGAGGATGAGGTTCAAGACCTTTGGTTACGTAGTACATTACTGGACTCTTGA